The following proteins are encoded in a genomic region of Acidobacteriota bacterium:
- a CDS encoding family 10 glycosylhydrolase, translating into MSEPSASHLSRRRFLERSLACGAVAAAPSTAAKAVSASAAKSSGERRFSLWCAPGGLISPTQPSDEAAVIDFVEKCARHGVTHLIPTRGSPILAQAAAEKGIVMHPYMAFNSHGARRMRANWSLNYIGLPYGSAKLKEKLDRHRPIWNSPRAVLSVSPFAEKHPDWWALDLEGDRELKVGSRLSMSLAVPEVRSYMVDRYMNIVEESGGHGIQVEFVSEFRDRHGAAIHGYEPPMVEEYRKRYGKSPSELPNHDPDWLRFRAGFVTETLRALRRRLKERRPEAPLSIAVIAQDLEGPHGDRYLGAFQDLRAWLDESLMDELTLWFRTTSDVHRVERHTSQLAELIQGRCPLIVELSCYHVGSFQDPKLMMGAARTALANGAESVGMYRGHAVDQLNFWPLIEEIRSLG; encoded by the coding sequence ATGTCCGAACCGTCCGCATCCCATCTGAGCCGCCGCCGTTTCCTGGAGAGGAGTTTGGCCTGCGGAGCCGTCGCCGCGGCTCCGTCCACGGCGGCGAAGGCGGTTTCGGCTTCGGCGGCGAAAAGTTCGGGCGAACGCAGATTTTCACTCTGGTGCGCTCCGGGCGGACTGATCAGTCCAACTCAGCCTTCCGACGAGGCGGCCGTCATCGACTTCGTCGAAAAGTGCGCCCGCCATGGCGTGACCCATCTGATTCCGACCCGCGGATCCCCGATCCTGGCCCAGGCGGCGGCGGAAAAGGGGATCGTGATGCATCCCTACATGGCGTTCAACAGCCATGGCGCGAGGCGGATGCGGGCCAACTGGTCTCTCAACTACATCGGTCTTCCTTACGGTTCCGCCAAGCTCAAGGAAAAGCTTGATCGCCATCGTCCCATCTGGAACAGCCCCCGGGCCGTCCTGAGCGTCAGCCCCTTTGCCGAGAAGCATCCCGACTGGTGGGCGCTGGATCTGGAAGGGGACCGGGAACTCAAGGTGGGGAGCCGGCTCTCCATGAGCTTGGCCGTGCCCGAGGTCCGGTCCTACATGGTCGACCGGTATATGAACATCGTGGAGGAATCGGGCGGCCACGGCATCCAGGTGGAGTTCGTGAGCGAGTTCCGGGACCGCCACGGCGCGGCGATCCACGGCTACGAACCCCCCATGGTGGAGGAGTACCGCAAGCGGTACGGCAAGAGCCCCTCGGAACTCCCGAACCATGACCCGGACTGGCTCCGCTTCCGGGCCGGCTTCGTCACCGAAACCCTTCGGGCTCTGCGCCGCCGGTTGAAGGAGCGCCGCCCTGAAGCTCCCCTCTCCATAGCCGTCATTGCCCAGGACCTGGAGGGGCCGCACGGAGACCGCTACCTGGGCGCCTTCCAGGATCTCCGCGCCTGGCTCGACGAGTCGCTGATGGACGAACTCACCCTCTGGTTTCGGACCACTTCGGACGTGCACCGGGTGGAGCGCCATACGAGCCAGCTTGCGGAATTGATCCAGGGACGCTGTCCGCTGATCGTGGAGTTGTCCTGCTACCACGTCGGAAGTTTTCAGGATCCGAAACTGATGATGGGGGCCGCCCGGACCGCCCTGGCCAACGGAGCCGAATCAGTGGGAATGTACCGCGGCCATGCCGTGGACCAGTTGAACTTCTGGCCCCTCATCGAGGAAATCCGATCGCTGGGGTGA